TGATTCAAGTACCTCGTGAACCGTGTGTTTCCTGCAGTTTGGACAGTAAGTTCTTCTTTCTTTAGGAATCTTCATATCTAATCACCTCTTCTAATGAAAAAGTAAGCCTGAGATAAACTTTTTTTATATTGGGTTACTATTTCTTAAATCTCTATTTATACCTTTGTATGGTATAATAAAAGGTGTCATGATGTCATGAGTACCTCATTCTACGCCCCTTCTTTGCATTTATAAAGACCTCTGCATTTAAAGATGGGAGGGTGACAATATCCTGTGGCCTGAATGGACCGTAAACCTTCTCATCCACCCCGATGATCCTTGAGGGTATCTCGTCAAATATCAGGACTGTCTCAATATCATCAAGCCCCGCGTTGCAGTCCCTATCCAGGGGTCCAGATCCCCTATCCTCCCGTGACTGAGCTATTTTATCTAAGGGTTCAGGTTCCTTCTCCCCCGGGGACGGATTCATGGCTTTTTCATCCACCCTCCCGGAACTCTCACCTGTATCAATGTCAATGGATGGGATTATCCTCTCCCTGAAAGCCTTCAGGGTGTCGATA
The sequence above is drawn from the Methanothermobacter wolfeii genome and encodes:
- a CDS encoding DNA replication complex subunit Gins51, translating into MDEFFQKLRRIQKKERSESGLARVGDDFYQRVHSYIEDLLESVGNDPFAKEHYLIRDTQRIATEICERREHKITDSAVMNVQRSYQLFNGRPQFDLQDTTPLNMTPEEEELYFSLIDTLKAFRERIIPSIDIDTGESSGRVDEKAMNPSPGEKEPEPLDKIAQSREDRGSGPLDRDCNAGLDDIETVLIFDEIPSRIIGVDEKVYGPFRPQDIVTLPSLNAEVFINAKKGRRMRYS